DNA sequence from the Streptomyces cinnabarinus genome:
TGACCGCGGGCCAGCAGGTCGGCCTCTCCGGCTCGACCGGCAACTCGACCGGGCCGCACCTCCACTTCGAGATCCGCACCACGCCGGACTACGGCTCGGACGTCGACCCGGTCGCCTACCTCAGCTCGAAGGGCGTCTCCATCGGCTGACGAACCCCCGCCACACCGGCAACCTGCCTGACACGCGGCCGAAGGCCGGACCCCTGATCCCCGGGTCCGGCCTTCGGTGTTTATTCCGGAGTTGGCCAAGGCTTTAGGCGTGGCTTATCTCACCGCCCGTCAACCCCTGCCTACGGTCGCGTAGGTCACATTCGAGGGTGAATCATGAGCCGATGTGGCAGACGATTCGAAGAGTGACAGCAAGGCAGTGATCGGGTCGTACGTGGCGGTGGGGGACAGCTTCACCGAGGGCGTCGGCGACCCTGGCCCGGACGGGGCGTTCGTCGGCTGGGCCGACCGGTTCGCGGTGCTGCTCGCGGACCGCCGGCCCGAGGGCGACTTCGGCTATACGAACCTGGCGGTGCGCGGGAAGCTGCTGGACCAGATCGTCGCGGACCAGCTCCCCAAGGCCCGGGAGCTCGCCCCGGACCTGGTCTCCTTCTGCGCCGGAGGCAACGACATCATCCGGCCCGGCACCGACCCCGACGAGGTCGCCGAGCGGTTCGAGCGGGCCATCGCCCAGCTCACCGAGACCGCCGGGACCGTCATGGTGACGACCGGCTTCGACACCCGTGGCGTGCCCGTGCTGAAGCATCTGCGCGGCAAGATCGCCACGTACAACCTGCATGTGCGGTCCATCGCCGACCGGTACGGCTGCCCGGTGCTCGACCTGTGGTCGCTGAGGACCGTGCAGGACCGGCGTGCCTGGGACGACGACCGGCTGCACCTCTCGCCCGAGGGGCACACGCGCGTGGCGCTGCGTGCGGGCCAGGTGCTCGGCCTTCAGGTGCCGGCCGACCCGGACCAGCCCTGGCCGCCGCTGCCGCCGCGCGGGACGCTGGAGGTCCGGCGGGACGATGTGCACTGGGCGCGCGAGTACCTGG
Encoded proteins:
- a CDS encoding SGNH/GDSL hydrolase family protein, encoding MIGSYVAVGDSFTEGVGDPGPDGAFVGWADRFAVLLADRRPEGDFGYTNLAVRGKLLDQIVADQLPKARELAPDLVSFCAGGNDIIRPGTDPDEVAERFERAIAQLTETAGTVMVTTGFDTRGVPVLKHLRGKIATYNLHVRSIADRYGCPVLDLWSLRTVQDRRAWDDDRLHLSPEGHTRVALRAGQVLGLQVPADPDQPWPPLPPRGTLEVRRDDVHWAREYLVPWIGRRLRGESSGDHVTAKGSLSPDDIKMRIDAAV